The following are from one region of the Panulirus ornatus isolate Po-2019 chromosome 48, ASM3632096v1, whole genome shotgun sequence genome:
- the LOC139763945 gene encoding neurotrophin 1-like, with product MVMIFVVLLTVVAVATADVGHGALRYHSQPSYHPQPSYSHHEPAVPACSANTTKSWCLEDAEYPTYEIKHAVDYHFSKVIDLYADVADLNTDLSVERPKTLEEETYLCPSDTAYVRPLRAQNTDDKWRVIVNNVQTHYKTLTQTTRIEECLTSGDACPLVPECYESKCLQKSIYHRFLVYDPYDQYFPFAIETFKLPASCACLLGAYTIDH from the exons ATGGTTATGATATTTGTG GTATTGTTAACGGTTGTAGCTGTTGCTACAGCTGATGTGGGGCACGGTGCGTTACGGTACCATTCACAGCCTtcctatcatccacaacccagcTACAGCCACCACGAACCCGCCGTCCCTGCTTGCTCCGCCAACACCACCAAGTCCTGGTGTCTCGAGGACGCCGAGTACCCCACCTACGAGATCAAGCACGCTGTCGACTACCATTTTTCTAAGGTCATTGATCTCTATGCCGACGTGGCTGATCTCAACACTGACCTCTCTGTTGAGCGCCCCAAGACTCTAGAGGAAGAGACTTACCTCTGTCCCTCAGATACCGCCTATGTCAGGCCTCTGCGTGCCCAGAACACTGACGACAAATGGCGAGTCATAGTCAACAACGTCCAGACTCACTACAAGACCCTCACTCAGACCACACGCATCGAGGAGTGCCTAACCTCTGGTGACGCCTGTCCCCTGGTGCCTGAGTGCTACGAGTCCAAGTGTTTGCAGAAGTCCATCTACCACCGCTTCCTCGTCTATGACCCCTATGATCAGTACTTCCCCTTCGCCATCGAGACTTTCAAGCTGCCTGCCAGCTGTGCCTGTCTGCTGGGTGCCTACACCATCGACCACTGA